The nucleotide window CCCGCCGAAGAGGAAGATCCAGTACGAGAGCGCGTTGAGCCGCGGGAAGGCTACGTCGCGGGCACCGATCATCAGCGGGACCAGGAAGTTGAAGAAGCTCGCACTGAGCGGCATCACCGCGAGGAAGACCATCGTGGTGCCGTGCATCGTGAAGAGCTGGTTGAACGTCTCGGCGCTCACGACGGCGTTGTCCGGCCGGGCGAGCTGGAGGCGGATCAGGAGGGCCTCGATGCCGCCGACGAGGAAGAAGGCGAAGGCGGTGACCCCGTACAGGATGCCGATCCGCTTGTGATCGACCGTCGTGATCCAGCTCCACACGCCGGTTATGCCCTTCGGCCCTCACGGGTCTTGTGTGCTTGCCCTCGGTCTCCGGCCTCCGCTTCTCGCTCGCGGGGCCTCCGGCGGTCACCCATCTGTGGCTCGCCGGGCGGGGGCCCCTCCGGATGCGCCTCCGTTGCCTCCAACACTCCGCGCACCGTCCTCTTCGTGCGCGGCCCCCGTCCGTTTTCGCGTGGTGTGCGATCCGGCTTCCCCCGCCCGCTCGCCCACGATGGGTTCCCGACCGCCTCCCGGCATGCTCGCTCAACCCGGAGGCCGGATAGCCGGTCCGGTCGCAGGGCAGCCCGCGCCGACAGGTGACCCCGGGCTCCCGTCATTTGAGGCTCCCGAGGTAGGCGACGAGCGCGGCGATCTGCGCCTCGCTCAGCGGCAGCTTCGGCATGAGGGCGCCGGGCTTGACGGCGGGCGGGTTGGCGAGCCAGCGGGCGAGGTGCTCGGACGTGTTCGGGAGCAACCCCGCCGCGAGGGTCTTCCGGCTCCCGAAGTGGGTGAGGTCCGGGCCGAGGACGCCCGGCGAGAGCCCCTGGATCGTGTGGCACGCGACGCACCCGCCGGCGAAGAACGCCTGCAGGCCCTGCGCGGCGTCGCCGGCCGGCGCAGCCGGGGGCGCCTTGAGCCGCGCGGCCCACGCCTCGAACTCGGCGGGCGGCTGGGCGACCACCAGGAGGCGCATGTTGGCGTGAGAGATGCCGCAGAACTCGGCGCACTGGCCCACGTACTCTCCCGGCGCGCTGACGGTGAACGCGAGGTGGTTGACGCGGCCGGGGATCATGTCGCGCTTGCCCCCGAGCTGGGGGACCCAGAAGCTGTGGATCACGTCCACCGACTTGAGCAGCAGGCTCACCGGCCTGCCGATCGGGAGATGAAGCTCGTTCGCGGTGGTGACCCCGAGGTCCGGGTAGCGGACCTCCCACCACCACTGGTGGCCGATCGCCTCGACCTTGAGCGCCGTCGCGGGGGGCGGCGCCTGCGTCTTGAACACGACGGCCACGGTCGGCGTCGCGATCGCGATCACGATCAGCACCGGGATCAGGGTCCAGCCCATCTCGAGGCCGAGGTGGCCGTGGACCGGCCTGGGCTCGCCGCGCCCGGGGCGGTCGCGAAAACGCCAGACCACGAACAGGAGGAGCGCCTCGACGACCACGAAGATGACGAGCGCCCACCAGGAGATGTTCATGAAGAGGTCGTGGCTGAGCTGCCCCAGGTCGGACTTCGGCAGGACGGTGGTCATCGGGGAGTCGAGCCCGCACCCGCCGACGGCAAGGGCCACCAGGCCGCTGGCCAGTCGCGGGGCCCTGCAGGTAGGAGTCGGCATAGCGTCCCTGAGGTGAGGATCCACGCGGGTCCCGGGTCCCAGGCCGACACCATAGCACATCGCCTCCCCGACAACTACCCCGGGCCGACACGCTCGTAGCAGTGGACCTGGCGCGAGCGTTACCAGTATGCTTGACAGGCGGCTACGAAGGGTGTAAGGGTGAAAGGTAATATTTTCAGAGGCTTCGCGTGTACTTTCGATGCTCGCCCGTCGCGAGCCGTCGTCGGGCATGGAGTGACGATATCTACGCTCAGGTCAGTCCCAGGCCCCCCGGAGTGATCCGGAAGGACCGGTCCCTGCCCTAGCAGGCCCCCGCCGTGGCCTCCCAGGACACCGTCCAGGCGCTCCAGCAGCAGCTGGCCTACGAGCAGAAACTCGTCCAGCTGATCAACCGGATCCATGCCGCCAAGAACCTCGACAGCATCTTCATCGAGCTGAAGGACGAGATCGTCCAGCTCACCGACGCTGACCGGCTGACCCTCTACGCGGTCGACTACGAGAAGAAGGAGCTGTACTCCAGGTTCCTGGCGCTCGACACCGTGAAGGAGATCCGGGTCCCGATCACCGAGAAGAGCATCGCGGGGTACGTCGCCCTGACGCGCGAGACAGTCAACATCGTCGACGCCTACAACAAGGCCGAGCTGGCCCGCATCTCGAAGACGCTGGCCTTCGACAGCTCCTGGGACCAGAAGACCGGCTTCCGGACCACCCAGGTCCTCGCGGTCCCGGTCCTCAGCGAGCAGAAGACCGTCCTCGGCGTCATCCAGCTCCTGAACAAGAAGCACGGGCCCCAGTTCACGAAGGAAGACGAGGCCGGCCTCCAGAGAATCGCGAAGACCGTCGGCATCGCCTTTCAGAACCAGTATCAGCTCGCCCAGAAGCGGCCGACGAAATTCGACTACCTGCTGGCGCAGAACCGGATCACCCAGGACGAGCTCAACGTGGCGATCGCGGAGGCACGCAAGAAAGCGACCGACGTGGAATCGATCCTGATCCAGCAGTACAAGGTGCCGAAGGCGGACGTCGGCGCTTCCCTG belongs to Candidatus Rokuibacteriota bacterium and includes:
- a CDS encoding cbb3-type cytochrome c oxidase subunit I, encoding MTGVWSWITTVDHKRIGILYGVTAFAFFLVGGIEALLIRLQLARPDNAVVSAETFNQLFTMHGTTMVFLAVMPLSASFFNFLVPLMIGARDVAFPRLNALSYWIFLFGGLFLNSSFLLKAAPNAGWFGYANLTAKQFSPGPNIDFWMLGLQVLGISSLIAGVNFIVTIVNMRAPGMTYMRLPVFVWMTLITQFL
- the coxB gene encoding cytochrome c oxidase subunit II, which translates into the protein MPTPTCRAPRLASGLVALAVGGCGLDSPMTTVLPKSDLGQLSHDLFMNISWWALVIFVVVEALLLFVVWRFRDRPGRGEPRPVHGHLGLEMGWTLIPVLIVIAIATPTVAVVFKTQAPPPATALKVEAIGHQWWWEVRYPDLGVTTANELHLPIGRPVSLLLKSVDVIHSFWVPQLGGKRDMIPGRVNHLAFTVSAPGEYVGQCAEFCGISHANMRLLVVAQPPAEFEAWAARLKAPPAAPAGDAAQGLQAFFAGGCVACHTIQGLSPGVLGPDLTHFGSRKTLAAGLLPNTSEHLARWLANPPAVKPGALMPKLPLSEAQIAALVAYLGSLK
- a CDS encoding GAF domain-containing protein, which produces MASQDTVQALQQQLAYEQKLVQLINRIHAAKNLDSIFIELKDEIVQLTDADRLTLYAVDYEKKELYSRFLALDTVKEIRVPITEKSIAGYVALTRETVNIVDAYNKAELARISKTLAFDSSWDQKTGFRTTQVLAVPVLSEQKTVLGVIQLLNKKHGPQFTKEDEAGLQRIAKTVGIAFQNQYQLAQKRPTKFDYLLAQNRITQDELNVAIAEARKKATDVESILIQQYKVPKADVGASLSAFYKCPFVEFDEKIIVPPDLMKDLKVEYLKKNFWVPLRREDNAVVVLVDNPQDLQKVDSIDQLLPNQKIRYAVGLRKDVLLFIGAASGEGPKDSITDILGDLKAEESTEPTEDPAGADAMDENDSTIVRLANQVITDAYKARASDIHIEPYGPNKDTVIRYRVDGS